In Pseudomonas fluorescens, a genomic segment contains:
- a CDS encoding 23S rRNA (adenine(2030)-N(6))-methyltransferase RlmJ — MNYRHAFHAGNHADVFKHLTLTRLIALMSRKEQPFAYLDTHAGIGLYDLQGDQANRTGEYLEGIARLWGESDLPPLTADYMRVLQEMNPDGQLRYYPGSPELARRLTRPQDRVLLNEKHPEDGVLLKDNMKGDRRVKVHLGEGWHVPRALLPVPEKRALMLIDPPFEQLDEMQRCAASLKEAVGRMRQTVAAIWYPVKDQRMLRRFYQDLAGTGAPKLLRVELLVHPLDTPNTLTGSGLAIANPPWGLEEELRELLPWLSKKLGQTQGGWQMDWLIAE; from the coding sequence ATGAATTATCGTCACGCCTTTCACGCCGGCAACCATGCCGATGTCTTCAAACACCTGACCTTGACCCGCCTCATCGCCCTGATGTCGCGCAAGGAGCAGCCGTTCGCCTATCTCGACACCCATGCCGGCATTGGCCTGTACGACTTGCAGGGCGACCAGGCCAACCGCACGGGTGAGTACCTGGAAGGCATCGCCCGGCTGTGGGGCGAGAGCGACCTGCCGCCGCTGACTGCCGATTACATGCGCGTACTGCAGGAGATGAACCCGGACGGCCAGTTGCGCTACTACCCCGGCTCGCCCGAGCTGGCGCGCCGCCTGACACGGCCCCAGGATCGTGTGCTGCTCAATGAAAAGCACCCGGAAGACGGCGTGTTACTCAAGGACAACATGAAGGGTGATCGTCGGGTCAAGGTGCACTTGGGCGAGGGCTGGCACGTGCCGCGAGCCCTGTTGCCGGTGCCGGAGAAACGCGCGTTGATGCTGATCGACCCGCCGTTCGAACAACTCGATGAGATGCAGCGCTGCGCGGCGTCCCTCAAGGAAGCGGTGGGCCGCATGCGCCAGACGGTCGCGGCGATCTGGTATCCGGTAAAGGACCAGCGCATGTTGCGCCGCTTCTACCAGGACCTGGCCGGCACCGGTGCACCGAAGTTACTGCGTGTGGAGTTGCTCGTGCATCCGCTGGACACCCCCAACACCCTGACCGGCTCGGGCCTGGCGATCGCCAACCCGCCGTGGGGCCTGGAGGAGGAGTTGCGTGAGCTGCTGCCGTGGCTGTCCAAGAAGCTGGGCCAGACCCAGGGTGGGTGGCAGATGGATTGGCTTATTGCCGAGTAA
- the msrA gene encoding peptide-methionine (S)-S-oxide reductase MsrA, whose translation MVLRSEILVNKNVLPTQEQALPGRETPMALPETHFVNGNPLLGPFLDDVGFAIFGLGCFWGAERKFWQRDGVVSTVVGYAGGFTPNPTYEEVCSGLTGHSEVVLVVYDQAKVKYEDLLKMFWELHNPTQGMRQGNDIGSQYRSVIYATTPEQLAAAKASAEAYQAELTKAGLGTITTEIDEAPTVYFAEAYHQQYLAKNPQGYCGIGGTGVTCPI comes from the coding sequence ATGGTCTTGCGCTCGGAAATTCTGGTGAACAAAAACGTGCTTCCTACTCAAGAACAAGCTTTGCCTGGCCGTGAAACCCCGATGGCGCTGCCAGAGACGCACTTCGTCAACGGCAACCCACTGCTGGGCCCATTCCTCGACGACGTCGGTTTCGCAATCTTCGGCCTGGGTTGTTTCTGGGGCGCGGAACGCAAGTTCTGGCAGCGCGACGGCGTGGTCAGTACCGTGGTCGGCTACGCCGGCGGCTTCACACCGAACCCGACCTACGAAGAAGTCTGCTCGGGCCTGACCGGCCACAGCGAAGTGGTGCTGGTGGTATACGACCAGGCCAAGGTCAAATACGAAGACCTGCTGAAGATGTTCTGGGAACTGCATAACCCGACCCAGGGCATGCGCCAGGGCAATGACATCGGCAGCCAATACCGCTCGGTGATCTATGCCACTACGCCTGAACAGCTGGCGGCAGCGAAGGCCAGTGCCGAGGCCTATCAGGCCGAACTGACCAAAGCGGGCCTGGGCACTATCACCACGGAAATCGACGAAGCACCGACGGTGTACTTCGCCGAGGCCTATCACCAACAGTATCTGGCGAAGAACCCGCAGGGCTACTGCGGGATTGGCGGTACCGGCGTGACCTGCCCGATCTAA
- a CDS encoding putative bifunctional diguanylate cyclase/phosphodiesterase, whose translation MKSQPDVARTAAEVVTQLPVPSRLGMLRFERLNEASWALLYLDPNCERQFGLPAVELCALIGSPYASLMEPQARYQLHDAIQQQLAQSPHYLVRYTLHTSNGPLSVLEMGEAYKQHNRHLLRGYLMVVDGLFNAPPSDAPTTDLESQNSRLQIALELNQRAQQEQLQHLERVRAQQELILLLARQRYTTNNSLQEAAELITRSACDIYQIGCASIWNLEGQRLVPISAYRHADQQYHLPEPIDASGFPDYLEALQTSRAIDATNAMRDPRTREMAESLRAKDVYAMLDASIRVDGQVVGVLCLEQTGSPRAWQSDEIAFAGELADQFAQVINNHNRRTATSALHLFQRAVEQSANAFLLVNCDGVVEYVNPSFTAITQYSTEEVHGHRLAQLPALENLSELLFDAPSSLAQSNSWQGEFKSRRKNLEPYWGQLSISKVYGDNRELTHYIGIYEDITQTKLAQQRIERLAYTDNLTNLGNRPAFIRNLDERFARDSDSPISLLLVDIDNFKRINDSLGHQTGDKLLISLARRLRNSLSAGGSLARFASNEFAVLLDDTDLESGQQVASQLLATLDKPMFVDNQLISVTGSVGLACAPLHGRDPQTLMRNAGLALHKAKANGKHQVQVFTEALNAEASYKLFVENNLRRALTQNELDVFYQPKLCLRSGRLLGMEALLRWNHPEKGMIRPDQFISVAEETGLIIPIGKWIARQACRMSKRLSAAGMGNLQVAINLSPKQFSDPDLVASIAAILKEEELPANLLELELTEGLLLEATEDTRLQLDQLKSFGLTLAMDDFGTGYSSLSYLKKFPIDIIKIDRSFIHEIPDNQDDMEITSAVIAMAHNLKLKVVAEGIETSEQLAFLRRHRCDVGQGYLFDRPIPGSELLEKLKRYPRGPIA comes from the coding sequence ATGAAAAGCCAACCCGATGTCGCCCGTACGGCGGCCGAGGTAGTGACGCAATTACCGGTGCCTTCGCGCCTCGGTATGCTGCGTTTCGAGCGGCTTAATGAGGCAAGCTGGGCCCTGCTGTACCTGGACCCCAATTGCGAGCGCCAATTCGGCCTGCCGGCGGTGGAGCTGTGCGCCCTGATCGGTTCTCCGTACGCCAGCCTGATGGAGCCACAGGCGCGCTATCAGCTGCATGACGCCATCCAGCAGCAACTGGCCCAGAGCCCCCACTATCTGGTGCGCTACACCTTGCACACCAGCAATGGCCCGCTGAGCGTGCTGGAAATGGGAGAAGCCTACAAACAGCACAATCGTCACCTGCTGCGTGGCTACCTGATGGTGGTCGACGGCCTCTTCAACGCCCCGCCTTCCGATGCCCCGACAACGGACCTGGAAAGCCAGAACAGCCGCCTGCAGATTGCGCTGGAACTCAACCAGCGTGCGCAACAGGAGCAATTGCAACACCTGGAGCGGGTGCGCGCCCAGCAGGAGCTGATCCTGCTGCTGGCCCGCCAGCGCTACACCACGAATAATTCGCTGCAGGAAGCCGCCGAGCTGATCACCCGTAGCGCCTGCGATATCTACCAGATCGGTTGCGCCAGTATCTGGAACCTCGAAGGCCAGCGTCTGGTACCGATCTCGGCTTACCGCCACGCCGATCAGCAGTACCATTTGCCCGAACCGATCGATGCCAGTGGCTTTCCGGACTACCTGGAAGCCCTGCAAACCAGCCGGGCCATCGATGCCACCAATGCCATGCGCGACCCGCGGACCCGGGAGATGGCCGAATCCCTGCGGGCCAAGGATGTGTACGCCATGCTCGACGCGAGCATCCGGGTGGATGGCCAGGTGGTTGGCGTGTTGTGCCTGGAGCAGACCGGCAGCCCGCGGGCCTGGCAGTCCGACGAGATCGCCTTTGCCGGCGAGCTGGCCGACCAGTTCGCCCAGGTCATCAACAACCACAACCGCCGCACCGCCACCAGCGCCTTGCACCTGTTCCAGCGCGCGGTGGAACAAAGCGCCAACGCCTTCCTGCTGGTCAATTGCGATGGCGTGGTGGAGTACGTCAACCCCAGCTTTACCGCGATCACCCAGTACAGCACCGAAGAAGTCCACGGCCACCGCCTGGCACAATTACCGGCGCTGGAGAACCTCAGCGAGCTGCTGTTCGACGCCCCTTCCAGCCTGGCCCAGAGCAACAGCTGGCAGGGCGAGTTCAAGAGCCGACGCAAGAACCTGGAACCCTACTGGGGCCAGTTGTCGATCTCCAAGGTCTACGGCGACAACCGTGAACTGACCCACTACATCGGCATCTACGAAGACATCACCCAGACCAAGCTTGCCCAGCAGCGTATCGAGCGCCTGGCCTATACCGACAACCTGACTAACCTGGGTAACCGTCCGGCGTTTATCCGCAACCTCGACGAGCGCTTTGCCCGCGACAGCGACAGCCCGATCAGCCTGCTGCTGGTGGACATCGACAACTTCAAGCGGATCAACGACAGCCTCGGCCACCAGACTGGCGACAAACTGTTGATCAGCCTGGCCCGTCGCCTGCGTAACAGCCTCAGCGCCGGCGGCAGCCTGGCACGCTTCGCCAGCAACGAGTTTGCGGTACTGCTCGACGACACTGACCTGGAGAGTGGCCAGCAGGTCGCCAGCCAGTTGTTGGCGACCCTCGACAAACCGATGTTCGTCGACAACCAATTAATCAGCGTCACCGGCTCCGTAGGCCTGGCCTGTGCGCCGCTACATGGGCGCGACCCGCAAACCCTGATGCGTAACGCCGGCCTGGCGCTGCACAAGGCCAAGGCCAACGGCAAACACCAGGTGCAGGTGTTTACCGAGGCGCTGAATGCCGAGGCCAGCTACAAGCTGTTCGTGGAAAACAACCTGCGCCGCGCCCTGACCCAGAACGAGCTGGATGTGTTCTACCAGCCCAAGCTGTGCCTGCGCAGCGGTCGCTTGCTGGGCATGGAGGCGTTGTTGCGCTGGAACCACCCGGAAAAGGGCATGATCCGCCCCGACCAATTCATCAGCGTGGCAGAAGAGACCGGGCTGATCATCCCCATCGGCAAATGGATCGCGCGCCAGGCGTGCCGCATGAGCAAACGACTCAGCGCCGCCGGCATGGGCAACTTGCAGGTGGCGATCAACCTGTCGCCCAAACAGTTTTCCGACCCGGACCTGGTGGCCTCGATTGCCGCGATCCTCAAGGAAGAAGAGCTGCCAGCCAACCTGCTGGAACTGGAACTGACCGAAGGCTTGCTGCTGGAAGCCACCGAGGACACGCGTCTGCAACTGGACCAACTGAAAAGCTTCGGCCTGACCCTGGCGATGGACGATTTCGGCACCGGCTACTCGTCGCTCAGCTACTTGAAAAAATTCCCCATCGACATCATTAAGATCGATCGCAGCTTTATCCACGAGATCCCGGACAACCAGGACGACATGGAAATCACCTCGGCCGTGATCGCCATGGCCCACAACCTCAAGCTCAAGGTCGTGGCCGAGGGCATTGAGACCTCCGAACAATTGGCATTCCTGCGTCGGCATCGTTGCGACGTCGGCCAAGGCTACCTGTTCGACCGGCCCATCCCCGGCTCAGAACTGCTCGAGAAGCTTAAACGCTACCCGCGCGGGCCAATCGCCTGA